A single region of the Ziziphus jujuba cultivar Dongzao chromosome 10, ASM3175591v1 genome encodes:
- the LOC107410954 gene encoding uncharacterized protein LOC107410954 codes for MLPQQYKFKPNMSYADLHLEITKNVKDIPQKTAGDHQKQQLGGKAVNEEELVKYMSKLPSYLERGEKLQEKVLNVGVLDWGRLEKWQYSHKQIPYKRSGFSAPSSNTSPSFSTDGSSSFSSRGHSCSPAHQRIHRPSLQFHLMASPIEGHSQVVNSFGEGVGKIQDIKTSESNTLNGQEKFMSTAPAFYKNRTDVKLEECKQSYSETMPGPGTGTLQNISSGEMPSCQKVKLKCQDGEFTKREENLHKPYLKNVKQDVPEGCKTVVLLLPRSRMESSHSGMSYNPNAAPFCGRRSAEASRRSFSDRRVHADLNSNIPHSCPLPREVSSEESQVKKPSSVDAAQLNFSSVSSDSELQLRKMAKNPSKDRSSEEKKSTTIPSCLLPNEPSKVLDPKPSKAEKPRSTSPFCRFSSAVGKTGKSSGVKDVSDIHNLRSMDVSAKSGSENVMASVCLDASSNDKPTATSRARSSPLRRLLEPLLKPKAENSGRSVVDPLERRSVSRERACKSLDGQPGSSAVQSGKVKLDMIGCKTINVNNTAKDKKDGPRSAVQALLRVVVKNGLPLLTFAVDKESDILAATMKRLNPTVMDDYSCMYTFFTIREVKKKNGSWINQGGKGKAHDYIHNVVAQMKVSDSQMSNLTPQNQLSMREFVLFSVDLRQADNQTSVFQPNDELAAIVVKILRKIIPSSIKHEHHNNNHNLSRENLKDYSSGRDYHPNSGENVRSQNFLSSQDFVNTTVILPSGIHSLPSKGGPSSLIERWNTGGSCDCGGWDLGCKLRILADQNQVLKKLSSPRGSPITDRVELYPEGGAQENQPLFCLAPFKDGVYSVEFSSSLSNLQAFSICIAVLDSRNLRELLESCNTYEEKTYVETMSVQNSGICTATQIEGEAPRYVSYPPLSPVGRV; via the exons ATGTTGCCACAGCAATACAAGTTTAAACCTAATATGTCATATGCTGATCTCCATCttgaaattacaaaaaatgtaaaagatatCCCACAGAAAACTGCTGGGGATCATCAAAAGCAACAGCTTGGTGGAAAGGCAGTTAATGAAGAAGAGCTTGTTAAGTACATGTCAAAATTGCCAAGTTATCTGGAGAGAGGAGAAAAGTTACAGGAGAAAGTTTTGAATGTTGGGGTCCTTGACTGGGGACGCCTAGAAAAATGGCAGTATAGCCATAAGCAAATACCATATAAACGTAGCGGGTTTTCGGCACCCAGTAGTAATACATCCCCGTCTTTCTCAACAGATGGATCGTCTAGCTTTTCGAGCAGAGGGCATAGCTGCTCTCCTGCGCATCAAAGGATACACCGTCCTTCACTCCAATTTCATCTGATGGCATCTCCTATAGAAGGGCATTCTCAAGTTGTCAATTCCTTTGGAGAAGGTGTTGGAAAGATTCAAGATATTAAAACTTCTGAGAGTAACACCTTGAATGGGCAGGAAAAGTTTATGAGCACAGCTCCAGCTTTTTACAAAAACCGAACAGATGTAAAGCTGGAAGAATGCAAGCAAAGTTACTCAGAGACAATGCCTGGTCCAGGAACTGGAACGTTGCAAAACATCTCAAGTGGTGAGATGCCCTCATGTCAAAAGGTAAAGTTGAAGTGTCAAGATGGTGAATTTACAAAGAGAGAGGAAAATCTGCACAAGCCCTATCTTAAAAATGTGAAACAAGATGTCCCTGAAGGATGCAAAACAGTTGTTCTCCTTTTGCCTAGAAGTCGCATGGAAAGTAGTCATTCTGGTATGTCTTACAATCCTAATGCAGCTCCGTTCTGTGGCCGAAGATCAGCAGAAGCATCTAGAAGAAGCTTTTCAGATAGACGTGTCCATGCCGATCTGAATTCTAATATCCCACACTCGTGCCCACTTCCTAGGGAAGTTAGCAGTGAAGAGTCTCAGGTAAAAAAGCCCAGCTCCGTAGATGCAGCACAGCTCAATTTTTCATCTGTTTCATCTGACTCAGAATTACAGTTGAGGAAAATGGCAAAGAATCCATCCAAAGATAGAAGTTCAGAAgagaaaaaatcaacaacaataCCCTCATGTTTGCTGCCAAATGAGCCTTCCAAAGTGTTAGATCCAAAACCAAGCAAGGCTGAAAAACCACGAAGTACTTCACCATTTTGTCGATTTAGCAGTGCAGTGGGCAAGACAGGTAAAAGTTCCGGTGTAAAAGATGTTTCAGATATTCATAACCTGCGATCGATGGATGTTTCTGCGAAATCTGGTTCAGAGAATGTCATGGCTTCTGTTTGCTTGGATGCTTCAAGCAATGACAAACCCACTGCTACTAGCAGAGCCAGGTCCAGTCCTCTGAGGCGGTTACTAGAACCACTACTGAAGCCAAAGGCAGAGAACAGTGGCCGCTCAGTAGTAGACCCATTAGAGAGGCGCTCAGTATCTAGAGAGAGGGCTTGCAAATCATTGGATGGGCAACCTGGTTCCTCTGCTGTGCAGTCAGGGAAAGTAAAATTAGACATGATTGGTTGTAAGACGATTAACGTCAATAATACAGCCAAGGATAAGAAGGATGGACCTCGATCAGCAGTTCAAGCTCTCTTGAGAGTGGTAGTTAAGAATGGCTTACCTCTGTTAACATTTGCAGTTGACAAAGAGAGTGACATCCTTGCTGCCACAATGAAGAGGTTAAATCCCACGGTAATGGATGATTATAGCTGCATGTATACGTTCTTTACCATTAGAGAAGTCAAGAAAAAGAATGGCAGTTGGATAAATCAAGGAGGGAAAGGAAAAGCTCATGATTACATCCATAATGTTGTTGCACAAATGAAGGTTTCTGATTCACAGATGTCTAATTTGACTCCACAGAATCAGTTAAGCATGAgagaatttgttttattttctgtgGACCTGAGACAAGCAGATAATCAAACCTCGGTCTTCCAGCCAAATGATGAGCTTGCAGCTATAGTAGTCAAAATCCTGAGAAAGATCATTCCAAGTTCCATAAAACATGAGCACCATAACAATAACCATAACTTGTCTCGGGAAAATCTGAAAGACTATTCCTCAGGGAGGGATTATCACCCAAATTCAGGGGAGAATGTACGGAGTCAGAACTTTCTTAGCAGTCAAGATTTTGTTAACACAACAGTAATACTTCCAAGTGGTATTCATAGTCTACCCAGTAAAGGAGGACCATCGTCACTGATCGAACGTTGGAATACAGGTGGATCATGTGATTGTGGGGGTTGGGACTTGGGATGCAAACTCAGGATTCTTGCCGATCAGAATCAAGTCCTTAAGAAATTAAGTTCACCCAGGGGTTCCCCAATCACTGATAGAGTAGAGCTTTATCCTGAG GGAGGAGCGCAAGAAAACCAGCCTCTTTTCTGTTTGGCTCCATTCAAGGATGGTGTCTATTCAGTTGAGTTCAGTTCTTCACTCTCAAATTTACAAGCATTCTCCATTTGTATAGCAGTGTTAGATAGTAGGAATCTACGTGAGCTTTTAGAATCATGCAACACATATGAAGAAAAAACTTATGTGGAAACCATGTCAGTTCAAAATTCCGGAATATGTACTGCTACTCAAATCGAAGGGGAGGCTCCTAGATATGTCTCATATCCACCTCTTTCTCCGGTTGGCAGGGTCTAG
- the LOC107410940 gene encoding 18.5 kDa class I heat shock protein, with translation MSLIPSFFGGRRSSVFDPFSLDVWDPFKDFPSPSSLISANFPELSRENSAFVSTRIDWKETPEAHVFKADVPGLRKEEVKVEVEDDRVLQISGERNVEKEDKNDTWHRVERSSGKFLRRFRLPENAKLDQIRAAMENGILTITVPKEEVKKPDVKSIEISG, from the coding sequence ATGTCGCTGATTCCAAGCTTCTTCGGTGGCCGACGAAGCAGCGTCTTCGATCCCTTCTCTCTCGACGTTTGGGACCCCTTCAAGGATTTTCCTTCTCCTTCCTCGCTGATTTCTGCAAATTTCCCTGAGCTTTCTAGGGAAAACTCTGCCTTCGTCAGCACCAGAATCGACTGGAAGGAGACCCCAGAAGCCCATGTGTTCAAGGCCGATGTTCCAGGTCTCAGGAAGGAAGAAGTGAAGGTAGAGGTTGAAGATGATCGGGTGCTGCAGATCAGCGGAGAGAGGAACGTGGAGAAGGAGGACAAGAACGATACTTGGCATAGGGTTGAGCGAAGCAGCGGGAAGTTCTTGAGGAGGTTTAGGCTTCCAGAGAATGCCAAATTGGATCAGATTAGAGCTGCCATGGAGAATGGGATTCTGACTATCACGGTTCCTAAAGAGGAGGTCAAAAAGCCCGACGTCAAGTCCATTGAAATCTCTGGCTAA
- the LOC107410945 gene encoding 18.5 kDa class I heat shock protein, with amino-acid sequence MSLIPSVFGGRRSSVFDPFSLDMWDPFKDFPSSSLSANFPEFSRENSAFLSTRIDWKETPEAHVFKADVPGLRKEEVKVEVEDDRVLQISGERNVEKEDKNDTWHRVERSSGKFLRRFRLPENAKLDKIKAGMENGVLTVTIPKEEVKKPDVKSIEISG; translated from the coding sequence ATGTCGCTGATTCCAAGCGTCTTCGGTGGCCGACGAAGCAGCGTCTTCGATCCCTTCTCTCTCGACATGTGGGATCCCTTCAAGGATTTTCCTTCCTCCTCGCTGTCTGCAAATTTCCCAGAGTTTTCTAGGGAAAACTCTGCCTTCTTAAGCACCCGAATCGATTGGAAGGAGACCCCAGAAGCCCATGTATTCAAGGCGGATGTTCCAGGGCTCAGGAAAGAAGAAGTGAAGGTGGAAGTTGAAGATGATCGGGTGCTTCAGATCAGCGGTGAGAGGAACGTGGAGAAGGAGGACAAGAACGATACGTGGCATCGGGTTGAGCGCAGCAGCGGGAAGTTCTTGAGGAGGTTTAGGCTTCCAGAGAATGCCAAATTGGATAAGATTAAGGCTGGCATGGAGAATGGGGTTCTTACTGTCACTATTCCTAAAGAGGAGGTCAAGAAGCCCGATGTCAAGTCCATTGAAATCTCTGGTTAA